In Frederiksenia canicola, the sequence CGATGGATAACCATAATCTGCATGATCTCGAAAAACTATTCGGTAAAGCCCCAGATAAGTTATTTCAAATCACCACCTTGTGTGAGAACTTACCGCATGATCATATTCCAGACCCGTGGTACACAGGCGATTTTGATGAAACTTACCGCTTGCTTGATCAATGTTGTGATGCCTTGTTAGCAAAAATCCGCCAAACCCATTATTTATAGCCACAATATGCTAAAATCGGGCTAATTTTATTTCGTGGACTTTAGCAATGAACCAACCCACTTTTTTTATCTACGATTTTGAGAGTTTTGGGATCAACCCCGCAAGCGACCGTCCTGCACAATTTGCGGGTATTCGCACCGACAGCGAATTTAACATCATCGGTGAGCCAGTAATGTTCTACTGTAAACAAACACCGGACTATTTGCCTTCGCCTGAAGCAGTGATGGTCACGGGGATCACGCCACAGCGTTGTAACGAAAAAGGTTTATCTGAACCCGAATTTGCCGCCCGCATCCATGCCGAATTTAGCCAGCCAAACACTTGCATTATGGGCTATAACAATATTCGTTACGATGACGAAATGACCCGCTACACCTTCTTCCGCAACTTTTTCGATCCCTATGAATATAGCTACAAAAATGGCAATTCCCGCTGGGATTTGCTCGATGTGGTGCGAGCGTGCTATGCGTTGCGTCCTGACGGCATTGAATGGGCGTATGACGAAGATGGGCTGCCAAGTTTCAAATTAGAAAATCTCACCAAAGCCAACGGTATTGCTCACGAAAATGCTCATGATGCGATGGCGGACGTTTATGCGACTATCGCAATGGCAAAGCTGATCAAGCAAAAACAGCCGAAGTTTTTCCAATTTTTCTTCGAAAATCGTGGTAAAAAAGCGTTGGAAGAGATGATTGATACTGGCGAAATGGCCCCATTGGTGCACGTTTCGGGAATGCTCGGTAATTATCGGGGAAATACAGCTTGGATTGTCCCGCTTGCGTGGCATCCGACCAATCAAAATGCGGTGATTGTGTGTGATTTAGCGGGCGATATACAAGGGCTGCTGAATGAGTCAGCGGAAGTATTGCGACAGCGGCTTTACACCAAAAAATCCGAATTAGAAGAACAAGGCATTGCCCACGTTCCACTAAAATTGGTGCATATCAATAAATGCCCGATTCTTGCCCCTGCCAAAACCTTGCTGCCTGAAAATGCCACCCGTTTGGGGATTGATCGCCAAGCTTGTTTGGACAATCTCAAACGGCTCAAAGCGAATAAAAGTGTGGTGCGAGAAAAAGTGGTGGAGATTTTTAGTGAGGAACGCACTTTTGCCGAATCCAACAATGTCGAAACTACACTGTATGACGGCTTTTTCTCCCCAGCGGATAAAAACAACATGGCGATCTTGCGAGATCTCCCCCCAGAACATCTTGCCAATCACGCCTTGAAATTTGCCGATCCACGGGTAGAAAAATTGCTGTTTCACTATCGTGCACGACACTACCCTGAAACGTTGAACCGTGCGGAGCAGATTCGTTGGCAGAAATATTGCCACCAACGGATTGATGAACAAGCTGAAGCATTTTCTCAATCGATTGATGCCCTTTTCCAAACTCACCATGATGATATTGATGCGGTCAAACTGTTGGAAGAATTGACCGCTTATGCCGAGCAGCTGATGATACAAACGCCGAAATGGCACTCTCCCGCCAGTTCTCAAACGGATTTATTACTGAGTGAGCTAAATCAAGTCGCCGAGCAGAGTAGTGATAAAAGTACAAAATTCGCAGCACTTAACGCATTGATTGGTAAGAAAATTTAGGTGTTGCAACATTCTGTTCGGAAGTGACCGCTTGTCATACCTTTACAAGCGGGCACCTCCTTTAAAAATTTTGCAATTTCAGCCATTGCATATAGACAATTTTTATCCAACCCATTACTATCTGAGACATTTATAACAGCCACACAACATTAAGGATGTCCTATGAATAAAACCCTTCTCTCCCTTGCGTTCGCCACTTTTTCATTGACGGCTTTTGCAAATACTCAGCCTACTGTGCAAGCTCAACAAGCGGTCACTTCCGAGCAAAATGTTGCAAAAAATGCCCTCGTGATGCAAACGGATTTCAGTTTGAAGGACGGGGCGGTATCGGCAATGCAAGGTGTGGCGTTCGGTGTGGATCGGGAGCTGAACATGTTCAACTTAACGCACGAAATCCCGCCTTATAATATTTGGGAAGCAGCATATCGCTTATACCAAACCGCGACATACTGGCCACAGGGCACCGTTTTTGTGAGCGTGGTTGACCCAGGTGTGGGCACTGATCGCAAATCCGTAGTGTTGAAAACGAAAACAGGGCATTATTTTGTCACGCCTGATAACGGCACACTAACCTTTGTGGCAGAACATTTTGGCATTGAGGCGATCCGTCAAATTGATGAGCAAACAAACCGCTTAGAAGGCTCAGAAAAATCTTACACTTTCCACGGCCGTGATGTGTATGCTTACACAGGGGCACGTTTAGCATCAGGTAAAATCAGCTTTGAGCAAGTCGGTCCTGAGTTAGAACCGAAAGTGGAAGAAATCGCCTACCAGCGTCCGACAGTAGAAGAAGGTGTATTGAAGGGCAACATCCCAGTGCTTGATATTCAATATGGCAATATTTGGACGAACATCAGCGATAGTTTACTAGAGCAGTCGGGCATCAAAAAAGATGGACGTGTGTGTGTTGAAATCCGTGAAAAAATGGGCGAAGAAAGTAAAGTCCGCTACACGGGAGCAATGCCATATAAAAGTAGCTTTGGTGAGGTAGAAGAAGGTCGCCCACTGATGTATCTCAACAGCTTACTCAATGTTTCATTTGCATTGAATATGGACAGCTTTGCAGATAAATACAAAATCAAATCAGGTGCTGAGTGGTCTGTATTACTCAAATCCTGTGAGAAGAAAAATTAATTAATAAACGGATAAACCACGGCATATAGTCATATCTGCCGTGGTTTTTGTTTTAAGAAGAATAGAATGATTAGAGACCTACATAGCCATAGTACGGCATCAGACGGTATTTTAACGCCAACAGAGTTGATTCAACGGGCAGTGGAACAAGGTGTTGACATGTTGGCGTTGACCGATCACGACACGATTGCTGGTATTACGGAAGCAAAACAAACGGCACAACATTTACCTATTCAACTGATTTCTGGTGTTGAAATATCGATTCTATGGAAAGGGAAAAGTATTCATTTGGCCGCATTGAATATTGATGAACAGAATGAAACCTTGGTCAATTTACTCAAGCAACAAGCAGAACTTCGCCAACAACGAGCAGAGCAAATCGGCGAAAAACTGGCTAAAGCTGGGATTCCAAATGCTTATGAAGGCGCGAAAAAGCTGGCAAGTGGTGAAGTCACTCGAGCACATTACGGACGTTTTTTAGTTGCAGAAGGCTATGCCCGTAATGATGAGCACGCTTTTAAACGTTACTTAGGCATGGGAAAGTCGGCTTATGTGAAGCCAATTTGGTGTTCAATGGAACAAGCCATTGATGCCACTCACCAAGCAGGTGGTGTGATTTGTGTGGCACACCCGCTACGTTACAAAATGACCGCACGTTGGATTCGTCGTTTGATCGAGGAATTTAAACACGCAGGGGGCGATGGCATTGAAGTTGCAGGCTGTGCCCAAACTCCCGATCAACGCCAATTGCTCGCCCGCTGGGCAAAAGAGTTCGAATTATTGGCTTCGGTGGGCTCGGATTTCCATTATCCATCAGGTTGGATAGAACTCGGCAGGGGACTAACTTTACCTCCAGAATGCCAGCCAATTTGGGAACGGTTCTAACCATTCAAATTTGCAAAATTT encodes:
- the sbcB gene encoding exodeoxyribonuclease I, producing the protein MNQPTFFIYDFESFGINPASDRPAQFAGIRTDSEFNIIGEPVMFYCKQTPDYLPSPEAVMVTGITPQRCNEKGLSEPEFAARIHAEFSQPNTCIMGYNNIRYDDEMTRYTFFRNFFDPYEYSYKNGNSRWDLLDVVRACYALRPDGIEWAYDEDGLPSFKLENLTKANGIAHENAHDAMADVYATIAMAKLIKQKQPKFFQFFFENRGKKALEEMIDTGEMAPLVHVSGMLGNYRGNTAWIVPLAWHPTNQNAVIVCDLAGDIQGLLNESAEVLRQRLYTKKSELEEQGIAHVPLKLVHINKCPILAPAKTLLPENATRLGIDRQACLDNLKRLKANKSVVREKVVEIFSEERTFAESNNVETTLYDGFFSPADKNNMAILRDLPPEHLANHALKFADPRVEKLLFHYRARHYPETLNRAEQIRWQKYCHQRIDEQAEAFSQSIDALFQTHHDDIDAVKLLEELTAYAEQLMIQTPKWHSPASSQTDLLLSELNQVAEQSSDKSTKFAALNALIGKKI
- a CDS encoding SAM hydrolase/SAM-dependent halogenase family protein, which codes for MNKTLLSLAFATFSLTAFANTQPTVQAQQAVTSEQNVAKNALVMQTDFSLKDGAVSAMQGVAFGVDRELNMFNLTHEIPPYNIWEAAYRLYQTATYWPQGTVFVSVVDPGVGTDRKSVVLKTKTGHYFVTPDNGTLTFVAEHFGIEAIRQIDEQTNRLEGSEKSYTFHGRDVYAYTGARLASGKISFEQVGPELEPKVEEIAYQRPTVEEGVLKGNIPVLDIQYGNIWTNISDSLLEQSGIKKDGRVCVEIREKMGEESKVRYTGAMPYKSSFGEVEEGRPLMYLNSLLNVSFALNMDSFADKYKIKSGAEWSVLLKSCEKKN
- the rnm gene encoding RNase RNM; translation: MIRDLHSHSTASDGILTPTELIQRAVEQGVDMLALTDHDTIAGITEAKQTAQHLPIQLISGVEISILWKGKSIHLAALNIDEQNETLVNLLKQQAELRQQRAEQIGEKLAKAGIPNAYEGAKKLASGEVTRAHYGRFLVAEGYARNDEHAFKRYLGMGKSAYVKPIWCSMEQAIDATHQAGGVICVAHPLRYKMTARWIRRLIEEFKHAGGDGIEVAGCAQTPDQRQLLARWAKEFELLASVGSDFHYPSGWIELGRGLTLPPECQPIWERF